Within Vigna unguiculata cultivar IT97K-499-35 chromosome 2, ASM411807v1, whole genome shotgun sequence, the genomic segment taatacaaaaataagttATTGTAACGTGGATTTAATCCacatataattttgatttttatctaaaatattgtttgtgttCAATTTCACGTCGTTAAATACAccgtttaatttgttttattctttatattatttttactgaAAAGTAGGCATGACCCACTCTAATacacttttaataattatttttattttcatttttgcatTGGTTAAATTCATGTTCTAATCATATTATTTAATCTCCcctaattttttagttatattttattttgaatgggCTTAAcccattttaaaatatataactattttagcATGGGGTAGAACATCCTTGTAGCATCCATATGTGGCCCAGCCCACGCTTTTTTATGGAAGTTAATTTAAGTCATCACCGTACGATATTCAAAGCTCCATTTATTCATACATCAACAATACACACTTTTGatacattattataataagataaatggcttaaataaacttatttaagCCTATATAAAACCACAGGTTTTTCCTATATAAACAGCTTGTGCCCCATTCATCgaaggataaaataaatatgctGAAAATAGCATATTgctaataactttaaaatcaATATTCCACAATTAGAAACTAAATCCACATCAAAGGTAACTAACCTTTGACTAAATTTGCATCAATGTCTTTGACGATATTAACGATAAATTGCTGGTATTTCTTTGGTGGAGGGATGTGTTCATTGAACTTCTCATATTCTATTCTCAGTTTCAATATTCCTTTCTCAACCTTCACAATGGCCTTGTAGCTTTTGTATAACTCCAAGGCATTTCCTCCAACAGCAACATAAGTTATTTTCTTGTTCACTTCATCCATTATAACCCTTTCCTTGAATATTTCCTCTTTCCcctcttaaagaaaaaaaatcaacaaaataattttaatttgaaattatcatAAATCTCAACGTTCTTGTAcaatcttattatatatatgcctattcataaaaaaataatttatgttgttATGCGTAGTCACAAGTTAAACAAGTTATACGATCTTGTATCAACTTTATatcattcaatatttttaatttttcttaccggttaattttatatttttattaaaaaatttaataataaaatatatagtctaattataataatctatttaataatcattaattgtcatatctattaaattttagattttagttaccaaaaaatacgtttaaaaacaaatttcttaattaaagaccaatttagaaactaattaatttgataattaCAACCTTTGTAACTAATGTCATTACtaaaaaatttcacattttctgtcaattttgtatgaattttgttttgtaggaaatacttacaaattttgttataaaaaaaattcttgcaaaatattttgtataaaacacttttcgcaataaattttgtaagaaatacttaaatattttataattttgtaataaatgatTACCCACGAAGAAATCacctaccaattaaaattcttagaaaaaaatgacaaaaaaaaatcgttttttgcaaatttttttaacaaatttacaaaaaaaaaaaattatggaataTAAGAATTTCTAGTAATATGTAAGTAACTAATATAGAGTCTATTTCACAATAAAACTATTTAAGTTACCAATATAagaatgaattataattttttttgaaa encodes:
- the LOC114173294 gene encoding MLP-like protein 328, translating into MGVAEMCVLEERVELKSSAEKFFNFLKSQNQQIPSNVHSEKLHAVEIHEGEWNTPGSVKLWKYNIEGKEEIFKERVIMDEVNKKITYVAVGGNALELYKSYKAIVKVEKGILKLRIEYEKFNEHIPPPKKYQQFIVNIVKDIDANLVKG